The Pirellulales bacterium genome includes a region encoding these proteins:
- a CDS encoding Zn-ribbon domain-containing OB-fold protein codes for MADYNKPVPVPSQESRPYWDGLRKQKLMMPHCDNCGRFWFPPSLLCPHCNSAKSTWTATGGRGRIFSYVVYHRVYHPGFADEVPYTVAVIELDEGPRMISNVIGIAPEKVECDMRVEVAYQPITEKITLPKFKPIA; via the coding sequence ATGGCCGATTACAACAAGCCGGTACCCGTTCCGTCGCAGGAATCGAGGCCCTATTGGGACGGATTGCGCAAGCAGAAATTGATGATGCCGCACTGCGATAACTGCGGACGCTTCTGGTTTCCGCCATCGCTATTGTGCCCGCACTGCAATTCGGCGAAGTCGACCTGGACCGCGACCGGCGGCCGCGGACGCATCTTCAGCTACGTCGTCTATCACCGCGTCTATCATCCGGGCTTCGCCGACGAGGTGCCCTACACGGTTGCCGTCATCGAACTCGACGAAGGGCCCCGCATGATCAGCAACGTGATCGGCATTGCTCCCGAAAAGGTCGAGTGCGATATGCGCGTCGAAGTTGCTTACCAGCCGATTACGGAAAAGATTACGCTCCCCAAGTTCAAACCCATCGCGTAG